In Thermobaculum terrenum ATCC BAA-798, the DNA window TGGATGTACGAGCCCGTTAGGAAGCCCAGGGAGATGAGACTGACGTTTCTTGCCAAGCTGTACTTTGCAACACGCAAGGGAACGGCCAGCGAGCTAATAGCCGCCCAGCACAATGAGTGCCGCAGGTGGTTGAGCGATTTGGAAAGTGTTCACTCGGGTGTTGATACCTATGAACAGATGGTGCTCGAGTTCCGCAGGCAGCAGGTGAGGTCGATCATGGAATGGCTGAGCACCTGCCGTGAGATGATAAACCGCAAGGAGGGAGGAGATGTGCTCTCAGCTTAGGTATCTGCTATTGTCAGCGTTGCTAGTATTGGCGCTGGGATGCGGGGCAGGCGGGATTGGCTCATCAAGCAGCGGATCGCAGACCCTGACTGTGTTTGCTGCCGCATCCCTGACTGGTGCATTTACTCAGATAGGTAAAGAGTTCGAAGCTGCCCATCAAGGCGTGAAAGTGGTGAACAGCTTTGCCGGCTCACAGGACCTGGTGGAACAGATGCACCAAGGAGCACCCGCTGACGTATTTGCATCTGCCGACGGGAAGAACATGCAGAAGGCCATAGACTATGGACTGGTAGAGAAGGACAGCCCCAGAACTTTCGTCCGCAACCATCTGGTGGTGGTCACACCTCGAGATGACCAAAAGGTAAGGTCTCTTGAGGATTTGTCAGCTCCTGGAGTGAAGGTAGTGCTGGCATCCCAGGAAGTACCAGTCGGCAATTACACGATGCAGTTTCTGGATCTAGCATCCCGTGATCCGCAACTGGGAAATGATTTCAAGCAGAAAGTACTAGCCAATGTAGTATCGTATGAGGATAACGTCAAGGCGGTGCTGCAGAAAGTGACTTTGGGTGAGGCAGACGCAGGAGTGGTCTACAGTTCAGATGCAACCACAGCTCCCAGAGACAAAGTAAGCACCATAGAGATCCCGGATGCTTACAACGTAACAGCCAGCTATCCCATAGCCATCGTCAAAAATAGCAAGCACGGTGATCTCGCAAGGCAATACGTTGAGTTCGTGCTTTCGGCTAGGGGACAGACTATATTGAAACAGTACGGCTTCATTCCGGCAGGCAAGACCAAGTGAGCAGCAGGGAAATGATGCAGACGCAGCTCAATGAGACCAGTACGAGCGAGGTAGCATGCACACCGAGCACAGACCGAAGGTCATGGTATCCGAGGCA includes these proteins:
- a CDS encoding PadR family transcriptional regulator — protein: MAHYGRQPLSIEYALLGLLEDSPAHPYEMHQRLIKASPLSHVWRIKRGHTYALLGRLEEEGLLTSWLEPQDAKPPRKMLALTREGRETFTRWMYEPVRKPREMRLTFLAKLYFATRKGTASELIAAQHNECRRWLSDLESVHSGVDTYEQMVLEFRRQQVRSIMEWLSTCREMINRKEGGDVLSA
- the modA gene encoding molybdate ABC transporter substrate-binding protein gives rise to the protein MCSQLRYLLLSALLVLALGCGAGGIGSSSSGSQTLTVFAAASLTGAFTQIGKEFEAAHQGVKVVNSFAGSQDLVEQMHQGAPADVFASADGKNMQKAIDYGLVEKDSPRTFVRNHLVVVTPRDDQKVRSLEDLSAPGVKVVLASQEVPVGNYTMQFLDLASRDPQLGNDFKQKVLANVVSYEDNVKAVLQKVTLGEADAGVVYSSDATTAPRDKVSTIEIPDAYNVTASYPIAIVKNSKHGDLARQYVEFVLSARGQTILKQYGFIPAGKTK